From a region of the Apibacter sp. B3706 genome:
- a CDS encoding tape measure protein, giving the protein MKNSKEITDNVLKAIQKMGMGNNSASFKMQELVYISTISLHARLGNLASKTSKKLSKAAENSNRSISEIQKSVTNTLEKLENNSKKLGYTIKSINSNSLENVVELSNNSGSGAQNNVSYNFTKTTESSNNSGIEIQNSVIGNLFKATEYFKNFGPVIHKIFADNFIKAADSFKKIAPVIQKTFVKTADIFKKLGPIILKTIYNKIANSSGLTKKIAPFILKTILKTANSFKKLGSIIYKSVSNIIGKTIGFSKRFGSALQKTVSNSRLGKTIGFSKKLGSVVQKTVTKAASKVKNFGKRGISKKSSNNQKSGKNSTNSTSDSETNGSENELNFKFPQEAFVDFLNMGIQKELSKKKFEVLLSSKSSAKKMMDDITNLSKKVKIFDQSTLESNAQTLLKSGMNADQVVPNLDAISNISMGDTHAMDSLTSSLAQVINMGTLTEDSLLAMVEAGFNPLNEICRTTGLSMDKVNEEMMNGTITAQMVTNAFQSAASEGGQFFGVANQLSNTLGGHLQSTTNNLNNVLFRLYEIIAPMVHMFLDLIDAALFLADTLFDVTDFFSEVLNKFSIGKGAIVTLKAIIVSLASAFMTYKFVMGLAAVAQAILNGVMIANPIGLIIAGVVGLITFIYLLINSVEGWGDAWDHTMEMVKSLWDAGISYLKLSWLNFKDILLTGIEQLQIAWYTFSKLWNKKSAEEHLKQIRENAKKRSDERKLLINDMADSMLNAWDHFKKIGGSLSFKTSSDKESPIILDNTTEVSSNNAGAESLTAINKNFSLLTDSYNKTTTDNSLFNDKGGLSFISDTLEKYNPKNKIAPPKKLTDETSANSLKTVNPSIKSTGTATNSSIVTGGEKSSTINISIKDLIGVLNIQGKDFNETTDKMVDQTADALLRLLAMANYSVG; this is encoded by the coding sequence GTGAAAAACTCAAAAGAGATAACCGATAATGTTCTAAAAGCCATACAAAAAATGGGTATGGGTAACAATTCTGCATCATTTAAAATGCAAGAATTGGTTTATATAAGTACAATAAGTTTACACGCAAGATTAGGCAATTTAGCATCCAAGACATCTAAAAAGTTAAGTAAAGCAGCGGAAAATTCTAATAGATCAATATCAGAAATTCAAAAATCCGTAACCAATACTTTAGAAAAATTAGAGAATAATTCTAAAAAATTAGGTTATACTATTAAAAGTATCAATTCCAATTCTTTAGAAAATGTAGTGGAACTTTCTAATAATTCAGGATCCGGAGCTCAAAATAACGTTTCCTATAATTTTACTAAAACAACGGAAAGTTCTAATAATTCAGGAATTGAAATTCAGAATTCCGTTATAGGTAATTTATTTAAAGCAACAGAATATTTTAAAAATTTTGGACCCGTAATTCATAAAATCTTTGCCGATAATTTTATTAAAGCTGCGGATAGTTTTAAAAAAATAGCACCTGTAATTCAAAAAACTTTTGTTAAAACAGCAGATATTTTTAAAAAATTAGGACCTATAATTTTAAAAACTATTTATAATAAGATAGCTAATTCATCAGGACTTACAAAAAAAATAGCTCCTTTTATTCTAAAAACTATACTTAAAACAGCCAATAGTTTTAAAAAATTAGGATCTATAATTTATAAATCTGTTTCTAATATAATAGGTAAAACCATTGGATTTTCTAAAAGATTTGGATCTGCGCTTCAAAAAACTGTTTCTAATAGTAGATTAGGCAAAACCATTGGATTTTCTAAAAAATTAGGATCCGTGGTTCAAAAAACCGTTACTAAAGCTGCATCAAAAGTAAAAAATTTTGGTAAAAGAGGCATATCTAAAAAGAGTTCAAATAATCAAAAATCCGGAAAAAATAGTACAAACAGTACTTCTGATTCTGAAACAAATGGCAGTGAAAATGAATTAAATTTTAAATTTCCACAAGAAGCATTTGTCGATTTTTTGAATATGGGAATTCAAAAAGAATTAAGCAAAAAAAAGTTTGAGGTTTTACTTAGTTCAAAGAGTTCTGCTAAAAAAATGATGGATGATATTACAAATCTGTCGAAAAAAGTAAAGATTTTTGATCAATCCACTCTGGAAAGCAATGCTCAAACACTATTAAAAAGTGGAATGAATGCGGATCAGGTCGTGCCTAATTTGGATGCCATCAGTAACATATCCATGGGTGATACTCATGCAATGGATTCTCTTACTTCTTCTTTAGCCCAAGTAATAAATATGGGTACACTTACCGAAGACTCGTTACTGGCTATGGTTGAGGCAGGTTTCAATCCTCTGAATGAAATTTGCAGGACTACCGGATTAAGCATGGATAAGGTTAATGAAGAAATGATGAATGGTACTATTACTGCCCAAATGGTTACCAACGCTTTTCAATCAGCGGCCTCAGAAGGGGGACAATTCTTTGGAGTTGCCAATCAATTGTCCAATACGTTGGGAGGTCATTTACAAAGTACTACCAATAATTTAAATAATGTATTATTCAGATTATATGAAATCATTGCCCCTATGGTTCATATGTTTTTGGATTTAATTGACGCTGCCTTATTTTTAGCCGATACTTTGTTTGATGTTACTGACTTTTTCAGTGAAGTATTGAATAAGTTTTCCATCGGTAAAGGTGCAATAGTAACTCTCAAAGCGATTATAGTGAGTTTAGCATCTGCATTTATGACATATAAATTTGTTATGGGCTTAGCTGCTGTAGCTCAAGCAATCCTCAATGGAGTTATGATTGCCAATCCAATCGGACTTATTATAGCCGGTGTCGTGGGGTTAATAACCTTTATATATCTTTTAATAAACTCTGTGGAAGGTTGGGGTGATGCTTGGGATCATACCATGGAAATGGTCAAATCATTATGGGATGCAGGAATTTCATATCTGAAACTTTCGTGGTTGAATTTTAAAGATATACTTTTAACCGGTATAGAACAATTACAAATTGCTTGGTATACGTTTTCTAAGCTTTGGAATAAAAAATCAGCAGAAGAACATTTAAAACAAATCAGAGAAAATGCTAAAAAACGTAGTGATGAACGTAAGCTATTAATTAACGACATGGCTGATAGTATGTTAAATGCTTGGGATCACTTTAAAAAAATTGGAGGAAGTTTATCTTTTAAAACCAGTTCTGATAAAGAGAGTCCGATTATTTTAGACAATACTACTGAGGTATCTTCTAACAATGCCGGAGCTGAGAGTTTAACAGCAATCAATAAAAATTTTTCGTTACTTACTGACAGTTACAACAAAACCACTACGGACAATAGTCTATTTAACGACAAAGGCGGATTATCTTTCATCAGTGATACTTTGGAAAAATATAATCCTAAAAATAAAATTGCACCGCCTAAAAAATTAACCGATGAAACATCGGCTAATTCTTTAAAAACTGTAAATCCATCGATAAAATCAACAGGAACAGCAACCAATAGCTCTATTGTTACCGGTGGAGAAAAATCCAGCACAATAAATATTTCCATTAAAGATTTAATCGGAGTATTAAATATTCAAGGTAAAGATTTCAACGAAACAACGGATAAAATGGTTGATCAAACTGCAGATGCACTATTACGATTATTAGCCATGGCAAATTATTCAGTAGGATAA